Proteins encoded by one window of Planktothrix tepida PCC 9214:
- a CDS encoding GH39 family glycosyl hydrolase, which translates to MALNRLNSLHLRIRKPQFKLKKIIPVFIGLLALFSVLGIGQFQVLGQQQNNITIDFAAARTGMSSASGFLYGKNATQPPDNMIKPLQPKLWRTSQLDLYPRVIALGAQFQLILSDTWGYGAPRGWPYDNYAKWEEHVRQIARQHKDKVILWDVWNEPDLRDPFWKGTREQFFETYKRAYQVLRQELGPNVMIGGPSITKYDQNFLTAFLNYCKDNNLEVNFLSWHELNDQDITSIAARINNARRSLQQNPQYQGLKIQKIYVNEIIGPTAQYRPAEILGYLYYTELGRADGAAKACWDPVNKGSGTNNCFNNSLDGLVTPDQSLPRAAWWVYKAYADGFNSRVLSQADNPKIVALASRSNSEQKAQIVFGYFEQAFSAPTAGVTLVLKNLQQLNLANSSGNLTLRVQRIPDSGEQVIKELSTLRQDNIAVSNQVVRLTIPNLQLHEAYILTIS; encoded by the coding sequence ATGGCATTAAACCGATTAAATTCATTGCATCTCAGGATCAGAAAACCTCAATTCAAACTCAAAAAAATTATTCCGGTTTTTATTGGTCTATTGGCATTGTTCAGTGTTTTAGGGATAGGACAGTTTCAGGTTTTAGGACAACAACAAAATAATATTACGATTGATTTTGCAGCAGCAAGAACCGGAATGAGTTCCGCCAGTGGCTTTTTATATGGTAAAAATGCCACCCAACCCCCGGATAATATGATTAAGCCCTTACAACCTAAATTGTGGCGGACATCACAACTCGATTTGTATCCGCGAGTCATCGCATTGGGCGCTCAATTTCAATTAATTTTAAGTGATACCTGGGGCTATGGTGCACCGAGAGGATGGCCCTATGATAATTATGCTAAATGGGAAGAACACGTTCGACAAATTGCCCGACAACATAAAGATAAAGTTATATTATGGGACGTTTGGAACGAACCCGACTTAAGAGATCCCTTTTGGAAAGGTACAAGAGAACAATTTTTTGAAACCTATAAACGAGCTTATCAAGTATTACGTCAAGAGTTAGGCCCCAATGTCATGATTGGTGGCCCTAGTATTACTAAATATGATCAAAACTTTCTCACGGCTTTTTTAAATTATTGCAAAGATAATAATTTAGAAGTCAATTTTTTATCTTGGCATGAACTGAATGATCAAGATATTACTTCAATTGCTGCTCGAATCAATAATGCTCGTCGAAGTTTACAACAAAATCCCCAATACCAAGGTTTAAAAATTCAAAAAATTTATGTCAATGAAATTATTGGCCCCACAGCCCAATATCGACCTGCGGAAATTTTAGGATATCTTTATTATACAGAATTGGGACGAGCCGATGGGGCAGCAAAAGCCTGTTGGGATCCTGTGAATAAAGGCAGTGGAACAAACAATTGTTTTAATAATAGTTTAGATGGTTTGGTAACACCGGATCAGTCCTTACCCAGAGCCGCTTGGTGGGTGTATAAAGCCTATGCAGATGGCTTTAACTCACGGGTGTTGAGTCAGGCAGATAACCCTAAAATTGTTGCCTTAGCCAGTCGTTCCAATAGTGAACAAAAAGCTCAGATTGTATTCGGTTATTTTGAACAGGCATTTTCTGCACCGACGGCGGGAGTAACCTTAGTTCTGAAAAATTTACAACAATTAAATTTAGCGAACTCCAGTGGGAATTTAACGCTTAGAGTGCAACGAATTCCTGACTCTGGGGAACAAGTTATTAAAGAATTAAGCACACTCCGACAGGATAATATTGCAGTGAGTAATCAAGTGGTAAGGCTAACGATTCCTAATCTTCAACTTCACGAAGCCTACATACTCACCATTAGCTAA
- a CDS encoding Spy/CpxP family protein refolding chaperone — protein MTTLFAGSTPGMAGTQAQAQPNQPPMNQRSDQLMNALNPTPEQQRQLQAIRQEYQGKMQQHQQQMRQLQQELNGLMAGNASESQLRQTHDQLMVLREQMGQIQFDMMLKMREVLTPEQRNQLANLMQERRQNPRHDR, from the coding sequence ATGACTACTCTGTTCGCAGGTTCAACTCCTGGGATGGCTGGAACACAGGCCCAAGCTCAACCGAATCAACCCCCCATGAATCAGCGTTCAGACCAACTCATGAATGCACTGAATCCTACCCCTGAACAACAACGGCAACTCCAAGCTATTCGCCAAGAATATCAGGGGAAAATGCAGCAACATCAACAACAAATGCGTCAACTTCAGCAGGAATTGAATGGGTTAATGGCGGGGAATGCTTCAGAAAGTCAGCTTCGTCAGACCCATGATCAGTTGATGGTTTTAAGAGAACAAATGGGACAAATTCAGTTTGATATGATGTTGAAGATGCGAGAAGTTTTAACCCCCGAACAGCGAAATCAACTGGCAAATTTGATGCAAGAACGCCGTCAAAATCCACGTCATGATCGCTAA
- a CDS encoding YqiA/YcfP family alpha/beta fold hydrolase: protein MATYIYLHGFASSPFSTKAQYLRDRFASLQINLNIPDLNHGDFSHLTLTRQLQQIEAEFSPDTSSFVVMGSSFGGLTAAWLAEKKFPIDRLILLAPAFNFSSEWFPKLGSEKLKQWKSEGYLSVYHYAEKQNLPLSYQFLEDLSQYPDEQLQRKIPTLILHGIQDEVIPIQASRNYAATRPWVKLIELNSDHSLDNVLGEIWQEIQGFLYSIL, encoded by the coding sequence ATGGCAACTTACATCTATTTACATGGGTTTGCATCTAGCCCTTTTTCAACAAAAGCTCAATATTTGCGCGATCGCTTTGCATCCCTCCAGATTAATTTAAACATTCCTGATTTGAATCACGGGGATTTTTCCCATTTAACGTTAACTCGACAACTCCAACAGATTGAAGCTGAATTTTCCCCGGATACTTCTTCCTTTGTAGTTATGGGGTCAAGTTTTGGAGGATTAACAGCGGCTTGGTTGGCTGAAAAAAAGTTTCCCATTGATCGGTTAATTTTACTAGCTCCCGCTTTTAATTTTTCATCAGAATGGTTTCCAAAATTAGGCTCTGAAAAATTAAAACAATGGAAATCTGAAGGGTATTTATCTGTTTATCATTATGCAGAAAAACAGAATTTACCCTTGAGCTATCAATTTTTAGAAGATTTATCTCAATATCCTGATGAACAGTTACAGCGTAAAATTCCGACCTTAATCCTACATGGAATTCAGGATGAAGTTATCCCAATTCAAGCCAGCCGAAACTATGCAGCAACAAGACCTTGGGTAAAATTAATTGAACTAAATAGTGATCATAGTTTGGATAATGTTTTAGGTGAAATTTGGCAGGAAATCCAGGGTTTTTTATATTCCATTCTTTAA
- a CDS encoding Npun_R2821/Npun_R2822 family protein — MTRGIYITANDKFTDQAIALLNSIRAYDNETPVVLIPYDNNYHQVAERLQQDYGVQVYEDLDFIERLSIKLQQIFGEKFFARPNQFRKQACWFGPFDEFLYIDTDIVVFEKIIDNLNYFSNYDFLCCDYQHAGGLTNVFTPEIYNVFSPEELKDMFNGGWWASKKNLISEQDLYETFAECAAHPEYFDFSQKTSDQPIINYMILKRIKRRFNLVLGENKGPGNWAGSQNFKRDGYRLIDINVNQPLQYLHWAGIRIEPGCPYWDIWEYYRYLHEPKPDIFPPSQPVQNPFQKFIKKLKNQFQSFF; from the coding sequence ATGACTCGTGGGATTTATATTACGGCTAATGATAAATTTACAGATCAAGCGATCGCCTTACTGAATAGTATCCGCGCTTACGATAACGAAACCCCCGTTGTTTTGATTCCCTATGATAACAATTATCATCAAGTTGCTGAACGTTTACAACAAGATTATGGTGTACAAGTCTATGAAGATTTAGACTTTATTGAACGACTATCTATCAAACTTCAACAAATTTTCGGAGAAAAATTCTTTGCTCGTCCGAATCAATTTCGCAAGCAAGCTTGCTGGTTTGGGCCGTTTGATGAATTCTTATATATTGATACCGATATTGTTGTTTTTGAAAAAATAATTGACAATCTTAATTATTTTTCAAACTATGATTTTCTCTGTTGTGATTATCAACACGCTGGCGGATTAACTAACGTTTTTACCCCCGAAATTTACAATGTATTTAGCCCAGAAGAATTAAAAGATATGTTTAATGGAGGCTGGTGGGCTTCTAAGAAAAACCTAATTTCAGAACAGGATTTATATGAAACCTTTGCCGAATGTGCAGCCCACCCAGAATATTTTGATTTTTCTCAAAAAACGTCAGATCAACCTATCATTAATTATATGATTTTAAAGCGGATTAAACGGCGATTTAATTTAGTCTTAGGAGAAAATAAAGGGCCGGGAAATTGGGCAGGAAGCCAGAATTTTAAACGGGATGGATATCGTTTAATTGATATAAATGTTAATCAACCCCTGCAATACCTCCATTGGGCAGGAATTCGCATTGAACCCGGATGTCCCTATTGGGATATTTGGGAATATTATCGATATTTACATGAACCAAAGCCCGACATTTTCCCGCCCTCTCAACCCGTTCAAAATCCTTTTCAAAAATTTATTAAAAAACTCAAAAACCAATTTCAATCATTCTTCTAA
- a CDS encoding Npun_R2821/Npun_R2822 family protein — translation MQGIYTLGNDVVYDQIVALLNSIDANSGSEIPVCVFPFDDRLERLSAEIARRPNVSLYDNQEVIDYWDQFIAGVRPPSVNKKYKISGLHRRFCGFNGLFERFVYMDADTLLMSPLDFVFKKLDEYDCVVYDFQHFFPQRIYNLQSPKLTEIFPNQEFIDSQIFCSGFYATKRGLFDQEKCKWLLSHLQEDGEWELLYPKGDQTVLNYMFMRSGMPIYNFGYQLPKTSRTGNSVTSNHFEEKDHIMYDKGNRLTYLHYIGIMPSVMEAVCKGKNVDFPYRDVFLHYRYLHEPEKRPVFTTSGVPYNASSKPSLVKRILRKLNLSR, via the coding sequence ATGCAGGGAATTTATACCCTTGGGAATGATGTAGTTTATGATCAAATCGTAGCACTACTCAACAGTATTGATGCAAATTCAGGCTCAGAAATCCCCGTTTGTGTCTTTCCCTTTGATGACAGACTAGAACGATTAAGCGCGGAAATCGCACGGCGTCCGAATGTCAGTTTATATGATAATCAAGAGGTTATTGATTACTGGGATCAATTTATAGCTGGAGTCCGTCCCCCTAGCGTCAATAAAAAATATAAAATTTCTGGCCTTCATCGTCGCTTTTGTGGTTTTAATGGCCTCTTTGAGCGTTTTGTTTACATGGATGCTGATACATTATTGATGAGTCCGCTTGATTTTGTTTTTAAAAAATTAGATGAATATGATTGTGTTGTTTATGATTTTCAGCATTTTTTTCCTCAAAGGATTTATAACCTTCAATCCCCTAAATTAACCGAAATTTTTCCTAATCAAGAGTTCATTGATTCTCAAATCTTTTGTTCGGGGTTTTATGCAACGAAAAGAGGGCTATTTGATCAAGAAAAATGTAAATGGTTACTGTCCCATTTGCAAGAGGACGGAGAGTGGGAACTTCTTTACCCAAAAGGCGATCAAACCGTTTTAAATTATATGTTCATGCGTTCTGGAATGCCCATTTACAACTTTGGTTATCAGTTACCAAAAACCAGCAGAACAGGGAATAGTGTAACCTCTAACCATTTTGAAGAAAAAGATCATATTATGTATGATAAAGGCAATCGCTTAACTTATCTTCATTACATTGGGATTATGCCAAGCGTCATGGAAGCGGTCTGTAAAGGTAAGAATGTGGATTTTCCCTACCGAGATGTGTTTTTACATTATCGCTATTTACATGAACCTGAAAAACGCCCCGTCTTTACCACTTCAGGCGTTCCCTATAATGCAAGTTCCAAACCGAGTCTTGTTAAGCGCATTTTGCGAAAATTAAACTTAAGTCGTTAA
- a CDS encoding glycosyltransferase family 10 domain-containing protein, with translation MTEKIVGMITSYPGLNQSDWLWQQTPYSFGKWGNIRIQANHPQPDFLLLYQFDFWKPVKKLSWKGRLKQTFKPKPPEPDIREKFRGVPKDQIIYLLREPPLDEVVGNHKRNYEIAKQYCGYVSGPDDLAPTPDYMPAIWYHSNGFRELNEMNSPEKVRPCSWITSGVSRTENHRKRLDFLKDLQSKNGEIDFYGRGLPTWVKASGELKNKWYGMAPYYYNLAIENYADNDWYVSEKLWDSLLAWCLPIYYGGPAADRLLPPGSFLRLPSLDEQGVSYIQEVISSPDAWFEAQAAIAEARQIILHKLNLLNWLSEFSEEFNL, from the coding sequence ATGACTGAAAAAATTGTTGGCATGATTACCAGCTATCCCGGCTTAAACCAAAGTGATTGGCTTTGGCAACAAACACCTTATAGTTTTGGCAAGTGGGGGAATATTAGGATTCAAGCCAATCATCCTCAGCCAGATTTTTTGTTACTTTATCAATTTGATTTTTGGAAACCCGTTAAGAAATTATCGTGGAAAGGACGCTTAAAACAAACCTTTAAACCTAAACCCCCTGAACCCGATATTCGAGAAAAGTTTAGAGGTGTTCCCAAAGACCAGATAATTTATTTATTGAGAGAACCTCCCTTAGATGAAGTTGTCGGAAATCATAAAAGAAATTATGAAATAGCGAAACAGTATTGTGGTTACGTTTCTGGCCCCGATGATTTAGCCCCAACACCGGATTATATGCCAGCGATTTGGTATCATAGCAATGGCTTTCGCGAGTTAAATGAAATGAATTCTCCTGAAAAAGTGAGACCTTGTAGTTGGATTACATCAGGGGTTAGTCGCACCGAAAATCATCGGAAACGATTAGATTTTTTGAAAGACTTACAATCTAAAAATGGGGAAATCGATTTCTATGGTCGGGGGTTACCCACTTGGGTAAAAGCATCAGGAGAATTAAAAAATAAATGGTATGGAATGGCTCCTTATTATTACAATTTAGCCATTGAAAATTATGCCGATAATGATTGGTATGTGAGTGAAAAACTGTGGGATTCTTTACTGGCTTGGTGTCTTCCAATTTATTATGGAGGGCCAGCAGCTGATCGCTTACTACCTCCAGGTAGTTTCTTAAGATTACCCAGTTTAGATGAACAAGGAGTATCCTATATTCAGGAGGTGATTAGCAGCCCTGATGCTTGGTTTGAAGCCCAAGCTGCGATCGCAGAAGCCCGACAGATTATTTTACACAAACTGAATTTATTGAATTGGTTATCCGAGTTTAGTGAAGAGTTTAATCTCTAA
- a CDS encoding ABC transporter ATP-binding protein: MLNKNYLVEYARRYPIRIILTILLGFSGAIFSGVSTTLIVPVVLNLLGQQMEMKGAPPFIQKILAPFGDVPEPYRLGLMAGAILLALILKNLTTYWSSLVSSSLGRALTCDMREAGLKLLLDVDLDFYAKTKVGDLINQLGGEIARSSSAIGIYIGMFTTSITIFVFVLILLSISWQLTLATGLLLFIVTILNQYIIGRAKQSGNLLSEASRNYSIKQMEVLNGIRLVKATANEKPEYKQLKKLIREREKADYKAQMASAAIAPINEVVNMLVLLVLIVIGKFFLSQDQITALSTILLTYLFILFRTLPLISQLNNARSNLAQRVAAINIIGEFLRRDNKPIMKIGSISFTGLKEGIHFNNISFTYPGHDKIALQNIDLYLPRGTTLALVGGSGAGKSTLADLLPRFYDPTGGSIVIDGQNLRDFDLQSLRKSMGIVSQDTFLFNASVRDNIAYAKPDATDEEIIFAAQQANAEEFITKLPQGFLTPIGDRGVLLSGGQRQRISIARAILQNPDILILDEATSALDTVSERLVQEAIDKLSHDRTTVVIAHRLSTIQKANQIAVLDQGCLAEVGTHDQLLAKGGKYAQLYTLQFADEASRDRAIIRSSYEVRSRLNPMIGFLQLLADELVDDPEERQELLNESYRSATFILDSLEFIEQSVKIRLNSKLLN; encoded by the coding sequence ATGCTTAATAAAAACTATTTAGTTGAATATGCACGACGATATCCGATTAGGATTATCTTGACAATCTTATTAGGATTTTCTGGAGCTATTTTTAGTGGCGTTAGTACCACCTTAATTGTTCCGGTTGTCTTAAATCTCCTCGGTCAACAAATGGAAATGAAAGGTGCTCCGCCTTTCATTCAAAAGATCCTGGCTCCTTTTGGTGATGTTCCAGAACCTTATCGCTTGGGATTAATGGCAGGGGCCATTTTATTGGCGTTAATTTTAAAAAATTTAACCACCTATTGGAGTAGCTTAGTTTCCAGTTCCCTCGGTCGTGCCTTAACTTGTGATATGCGCGAAGCGGGATTAAAGTTACTGTTAGATGTGGATTTAGATTTCTATGCAAAAACAAAAGTCGGAGATTTAATTAACCAATTAGGGGGAGAAATTGCCCGATCTTCCAGTGCGATTGGGATTTATATTGGGATGTTTACCACATCGATCACGATTTTTGTCTTTGTACTCATTCTTCTCTCGATTTCTTGGCAACTCACCTTAGCAACAGGTTTATTGCTATTTATTGTCACTATTTTAAATCAATATATTATTGGAAGAGCCAAACAATCAGGTAATCTTCTGTCAGAAGCCTCCCGAAATTATTCAATTAAGCAGATGGAAGTTCTGAATGGAATTCGCTTGGTGAAAGCCACTGCTAATGAAAAACCAGAATATAAACAGCTTAAAAAGTTAATTCGGGAACGAGAAAAAGCCGATTATAAAGCTCAAATGGCTTCAGCAGCGATTGCCCCCATCAATGAAGTGGTGAATATGCTCGTTCTGTTAGTGCTAATTGTGATTGGGAAATTCTTTTTATCCCAAGATCAAATCACCGCATTATCCACGATTTTACTCACCTATTTGTTTATCCTATTTCGTACCTTACCTCTGATTTCTCAACTCAATAATGCTCGGAGTAACTTAGCTCAACGTGTGGCAGCGATTAACATTATTGGCGAGTTTTTAAGACGGGATAATAAACCGATTATGAAAATCGGTTCCATTTCCTTTACAGGACTTAAAGAAGGGATTCATTTTAATAATATTTCTTTTACCTATCCTGGTCATGACAAAATTGCCCTTCAGAATATTGACCTGTATCTTCCGCGTGGTACAACTTTAGCTTTAGTTGGGGGTTCCGGTGCGGGAAAATCCACCTTGGCAGATCTTCTTCCCCGATTTTATGATCCAACTGGAGGCTCTATAGTAATTGATGGTCAAAATTTACGAGATTTTGACTTACAAAGTCTAAGAAAATCAATGGGAATTGTCAGTCAAGATACCTTCCTATTTAATGCCTCCGTTCGAGATAATATCGCCTACGCTAAACCTGATGCCACTGATGAAGAAATTATTTTTGCGGCTCAACAAGCCAATGCGGAGGAATTTATTACTAAGTTACCCCAAGGGTTTCTGACCCCCATTGGCGATCGCGGGGTTTTACTCTCCGGTGGCCAACGTCAACGAATTTCTATCGCCAGAGCCATCTTACAAAATCCCGATATCCTAATTTTAGATGAAGCCACCAGTGCCTTAGATACGGTTTCTGAACGTTTAGTTCAAGAAGCGATCGATAAACTTAGTCATGATCGCACAACGGTTGTCATTGCTCACCGTTTATCCACCATTCAAAAAGCCAATCAAATCGCCGTTTTAGACCAAGGGTGTTTGGCGGAGGTGGGAACCCATGATCAACTTCTCGCCAAAGGCGGAAAATATGCTCAATTGTATACCCTGCAATTTGCTGATGAAGCCAGTCGTGATCGCGCCATTATTCGCAGTTCCTATGAGGTACGCAGTCGCCTGAACCCCATGATCGGTTTCCTGCAATTACTCGCCGATGAGTTAGTTGATGATCCAGAAGAACGGCAAGAACTTCTGAATGAATCCTACCGTTCAGCAACGTTTATTCTAGATAGCCTAGAATTTATTGAACAAAGTGTAAAAATTCGCTTAAATAGCAAACTTTTGAATTAA